One part of the Bacteroidia bacterium genome encodes these proteins:
- a CDS encoding ice-binding family protein: MKTKILTKLIVVALLLIPIINFGQAINLGTAADFELFTTNGAVTNSGISQITGNVGTNNGSSTGFGNVNGVMHDGDAASAQCSTDLLNAYNQLNATTPTFFPAPLLGNGDTLTAGVYSISAATTLNLNLYLNAQGNPNAVFIFQIQGSFSTSADSKVKLINGAKACNVYWKVEGLVSMAAGTFMKGTIVANNAAINMNTGDTLEGRALSTAGSVTVDGVLAYTPIGCGSPLLTGPAYPNLASTACYALFSGNGSLTNTGVTHVMGDVGTNVGLTTGFTPLFVTGTIHSTPDASTAICATDLGNVYTYLNTLPADIELLYPVQFGRNLVLTPHTYIMNAATTFTDSLYLNAESNANAVFVIKINGALATSTYSKVILINGTQSKNVFWVVNGAVKINNYSDFNGTIVCNNGAVSLDKEATINGRVYTTSGSFTTDSISTTMAPICTATGVPVVDKKELISVFPNPFSNQINIKNNSTQINKCEFIMYNVLGVEVMNTLINNSNTIIGTNSLPSGIYFYKVIQDNTVIQSGKLISLQ; encoded by the coding sequence ATGAAAACTAAAATACTAACTAAATTAATTGTAGTTGCTCTGCTTTTAATTCCAATAATTAATTTCGGACAAGCTATTAATCTCGGTACCGCAGCAGATTTTGAACTCTTCACAACAAATGGCGCTGTAACTAATTCGGGTATTTCACAGATTACAGGAAATGTAGGTACGAACAACGGATCGAGTACTGGGTTTGGAAATGTGAATGGTGTTATGCATGATGGAGATGCAGCAAGTGCGCAATGTTCAACTGATTTGCTGAATGCGTATAATCAGTTAAATGCTACCACTCCAACTTTTTTTCCTGCACCTCTTTTAGGTAACGGAGACACGCTTACTGCTGGTGTGTATTCTATTTCCGCGGCAACAACACTTAACTTAAATCTTTATTTGAATGCACAAGGAAATCCGAATGCTGTATTTATTTTTCAAATTCAAGGCTCTTTTTCAACCTCTGCTGATTCAAAAGTAAAATTGATTAACGGTGCTAAGGCATGTAATGTATATTGGAAAGTGGAAGGCTTGGTAAGTATGGCGGCAGGAACTTTTATGAAAGGAACTATAGTTGCGAATAATGCGGCAATTAATATGAATACGGGCGATACTCTTGAAGGTAGAGCTCTTTCTACTGCAGGCTCTGTTACTGTTGACGGAGTACTTGCTTATACGCCGATTGGTTGCGGAAGTCCTTTACTAACGGGTCCTGCCTATCCTAACTTAGCTTCAACTGCTTGTTATGCGTTGTTTTCTGGTAACGGATCACTTACAAATACTGGCGTTACACATGTTATGGGGGATGTTGGAACAAATGTAGGTTTAACTACTGGCTTTACTCCCTTATTTGTAACAGGGACAATTCATTCAACTCCTGACGCATCTACAGCAATATGTGCAACAGATTTGGGGAATGTTTATACTTATTTGAACACATTACCTGCTGATATTGAGTTGTTGTATCCTGTACAGTTTGGAAGGAATTTAGTTTTAACACCACATACTTATATTATGAATGCCGCAACAACATTTACAGATTCTCTTTATTTGAATGCGGAAAGTAATGCGAATGCGGTATTTGTTATCAAGATAAATGGAGCACTTGCAACAAGCACTTATTCAAAAGTTATTTTGATTAACGGAACACAATCAAAAAATGTATTTTGGGTAGTGAATGGTGCAGTAAAAATAAATAATTATTCGGATTTCAATGGAACAATAGTTTGTAATAACGGTGCCGTTAGTTTAGACAAAGAAGCTACAATTAACGGAAGAGTTTATACAACGAGCGGGTCTTTTACTACTGATTCAATTAGCACTACAATGGCTCCTATTTGTACAGCAACTGGCGTTCCTGTAGTTGATAAAAAAGAATTGATTAGTGTTTTTCCTAATCCTTTTAGCAACCAAATTAACATTAAAAACAATTCCACACAAATCAATAAATGTGAATTTATAATGTATAATGTTCTTGGTGTTGAAGTAATGAATACACTTATTAATAATTCAAACACCATAATTGGAACTAATTCACTTCCTTCTGGTATTTACTTTTATAAAGTGATTCAAGACAATACTGTAATACAATCAGGCAAGCTGATTTCATTACAGTAA
- a CDS encoding four-helix bundle copper-binding protein — protein sequence METKKIESCIAACQKCVDTCGTCSTENKGKTGMENSIRLCIACKDACSNLITASKNGSANLEALCKKCEDACIACSTECEKHSDMQHCKDCAAACRKCATECKSMLAVAL from the coding sequence ATGGAAACTAAAAAAATTGAAAGCTGCATTGCCGCTTGTCAAAAGTGCGTTGACACTTGTGGTACTTGTTCAACAGAAAACAAAGGTAAAACTGGAATGGAAAATTCCATAAGACTTTGTATTGCCTGCAAAGATGCTTGTAGTAATTTAATCACTGCGAGTAAAAACGGTTCTGCAAATTTAGAAGCCCTTTGCAAAAAATGTGAAGACGCTTGTATTGCTTGTTCAACTGAATGTGAAAAGCATTCTGACATGCAGCATTGCAAAGATTGTGCAGCAGCTTGTCGCAAATGTGCGACAGAATGCAAAAGTATGCTTGCAGTAGCTTTATAA
- a CDS encoding ice-binding family protein, with amino-acid sequence MKNKLLLIITAVTLCFPKVNFGQAPSLGTVSQFVIFSSNGAITHTGAGINSHITGDVGSQIGGNSGFGNVDGVMRAGDGVTATAVADLNTVYLNLSAQGPATPHVPLLGGETLSPGIYSITLPATPSLVGVLTLDGGGNPNAYFLFQLGSDFSTGPASEVKLINGAKACNVFWLVEGVVNIATGTKMRGNIIVHNAAINIATGVLLEGRALSTTGAISVNTGLVAFTPIGCGSPTLTGPIPPNLASAACYAIFSADGPVTDDFASFVTGDVGTNLGSTLGYDPLKVTGTIHSSPDGSTNACATDIGPAYNYLNLLPSDIELLYPANFGYSLVLTPHTYVMNSAVTFTDTLFLNAEGDPAAVFVLQVNGAFSTSTYSTVVLQNGAQAKNVFWKISGAATINDFSVFKGTIVSTGAITLKTGVQIEGRVLTSVGAINTFSTHVLVPVGTCVIAAPPIITTQPVNQIVCAGDSISFSVTATGTGLTYQWRKGTVNLINGGNISGATSATLTINPATVLDAALNYNVIVSGSTPPNDTSINVSLTVNPATIITSQPNNKIACVGDSITFSVTATGGALTYQWRKGTVNLINGGNISGATSATLTINPATVLDAALNYNVIVSGACGNDTSINVSLTVNPLPIAIAGSNSPVCSGDSIMLTASTVVGATYSWTGSNGYLSSLQNPVINPVALSDAGTYSLTVTDGGCTSTPSTTIVVVNNCNVDLSVVKTVSTTTPFIGHTVVFTIVVTNNSLGNATGVVVNEALQSGYAYVSSTTTSGSYSSSTGLWTIGTIPGGTSDTLTITAKVIAGGNYVNTVFVSGNQADGNLSNNTSTVETFPTDFNIPEGFSPNGDGINDLFVIRGIEYYPKNKFEIYNRWGDKVFEASPYQNNWDGRCAIGLRVGGDVLPVGTYFYILDLGDGSTIFKGTIYLNK; translated from the coding sequence ATGAAAAATAAATTATTACTAATAATAACAGCTGTGACTTTGTGTTTTCCAAAAGTAAATTTTGGACAAGCACCCAGCTTAGGAACTGTCAGTCAGTTTGTTATTTTTTCCTCAAATGGAGCAATTACTCACACTGGTGCGGGAATAAACTCTCACATTACAGGAGATGTAGGTTCACAAATAGGTGGCAATTCCGGTTTTGGAAATGTAGATGGCGTAATGCGCGCTGGAGATGGTGTTACGGCAACAGCAGTTGCTGATTTGAATACGGTTTATCTTAACCTAAGTGCGCAGGGACCAGCTACACCACATGTTCCATTATTGGGAGGAGAAACTTTATCTCCTGGAATATATTCCATTACATTACCTGCTACTCCTTCACTTGTAGGTGTACTTACTTTAGATGGTGGAGGAAACCCGAATGCTTATTTCTTATTCCAATTAGGATCTGACTTTTCTACAGGACCTGCTTCTGAAGTTAAATTAATTAACGGAGCAAAGGCGTGCAATGTATTTTGGCTGGTAGAAGGCGTAGTAAATATTGCTACCGGAACTAAAATGAGAGGAAATATTATAGTTCATAATGCTGCTATTAATATCGCTACAGGTGTTTTGCTGGAAGGAAGAGCACTTTCTACAACAGGTGCTATCAGTGTTAATACAGGCCTTGTCGCTTTTACACCCATTGGTTGTGGAAGCCCTACGCTTACTGGACCCATACCTCCGAATCTTGCTTCAGCAGCATGTTATGCAATATTTTCTGCTGACGGACCTGTTACAGATGATTTTGCTTCATTTGTTACTGGAGATGTAGGAACTAATTTAGGGTCAACACTTGGTTATGACCCTTTGAAAGTAACAGGCACTATTCATTCGAGTCCTGATGGTTCTACAAATGCATGTGCAACTGATATCGGGCCTGCTTATAATTATTTGAATTTATTACCGAGTGATATCGAATTGTTATATCCTGCCAATTTTGGATATAGTCTCGTTCTTACACCACATACTTATGTTATGAATTCTGCCGTAACATTTACAGATACTCTCTTTTTAAATGCAGAAGGAGATCCTGCTGCTGTATTTGTTCTCCAGGTAAATGGAGCATTTTCTACCAGTACATATTCAACTGTTGTATTACAAAATGGAGCACAGGCAAAAAATGTATTTTGGAAAATTAGTGGTGCAGCTACTATAAATGATTTTTCCGTTTTTAAAGGAACAATTGTTTCAACAGGAGCCATCACCTTAAAAACAGGAGTTCAAATAGAAGGAAGAGTGCTTACATCTGTGGGTGCCATAAATACTTTTTCAACCCACGTGTTGGTTCCTGTGGGTACTTGTGTAATTGCTGCTCCTCCTATTATTACAACACAACCGGTTAATCAAATTGTATGTGCCGGTGATTCTATAAGCTTTTCAGTTACTGCAACAGGAACAGGTTTAACGTATCAATGGAGAAAAGGAACTGTAAATTTAATAAACGGAGGAAATATTTCAGGTGCAACTTCTGCAACTCTTACAATTAATCCTGCTACTGTTTTGGATGCTGCATTGAACTATAATGTTATTGTTAGCGGATCAACACCGCCAAATGATACTTCAATAAATGTATCGCTTACAGTTAATCCTGCTACCATTATTACATCTCAGCCAAATAATAAAATTGCTTGCGTAGGAGATTCAATTACATTCTCTGTAACAGCAACGGGAGGAGCACTCACTTATCAGTGGAGAAAAGGAACTGTAAATTTAATAAATGGTGGAAATATTTCAGGTGCAACTTCTGCAACTCTTACAATTAATCCTGCTACTGTTTTGGATGCTGCATTGAACTATAATGTTATTGTTAGTGGAGCTTGCGGAAATGATACTTCAATAAATGTATCGCTTACAGTTAATCCGCTACCAATTGCTATAGCCGGAAGTAACTCTCCTGTTTGTTCGGGCGACTCAATTATGTTAACAGCTTCAACTGTAGTCGGAGCAACATATTCATGGACAGGCTCAAACGGTTATTTATCATCTTTACAAAATCCAGTAATTAATCCAGTAGCATTATCAGATGCAGGCACCTATTCTTTAACAGTAACAGATGGTGGTTGTACATCTACGCCTTCTACTACTATAGTTGTAGTAAACAACTGTAATGTTGATTTGAGTGTTGTCAAAACAGTAAGTACTACAACCCCTTTTATCGGACATACGGTCGTATTTACTATTGTTGTTACAAATAATAGTTTAGGAAATGCAACAGGAGTAGTAGTTAATGAAGCATTGCAAAGTGGATATGCCTATGTTTCATCAACAACAACATCTGGAAGTTATAGTTCTTCAACTGGCTTATGGACAATCGGAACGATACCAGGTGGAACATCTGATACCTTAACAATTACTGCTAAGGTGATTGCAGGGGGAAATTATGTTAATACAGTGTTTGTTTCTGGTAATCAAGCAGACGGAAATCTCTCAAACAATACTTCTACTGTCGAAACTTTTCCAACCGATTTTAATATTCCTGAGGGCTTCTCTCCTAATGGTGACGGAATAAATGATTTGTTTGTAATCAGAGGAATTGAATATTATCCTAAAAATAAATTTGAGATTTATAATCGTTGGGGAGATAAAGTATTTGAAGCGAGTCCTTATCAAAACAACTGGGATGGCAGATGTGCCATAGGATTGAGAGTTGGAGGAGATGTATTACCAGTTGGAACATACTTCTATATACTTGATTTGGGCGATGGATCAACCATTTTTAAAGGAACTATTTATCTCAATAAATAA
- a CDS encoding zinc-dependent alcohol dehydrogenase family protein yields MKGLVYGGLEKIEWKEIPKPVIEKPTDALVKILKTTICGTDLGILHGKTPTCKPGTTLGHEGVGVIEEVGSSVNSFKKGDHVIISCITSDGTCEYCKKQMYGHCEDGGWILGHLINGTQAEYVRIPHADNSLYPIPKEADEEAMVMLSDILPTGHEIGVLNGCVKPGDTIAIVGAGPIGMSVLLTSQFYSPAKIYVIDIDENRLELAKKFGATDSINSGKEDAVKKILAETKDGVDVAIEAVGAPATFDICQSIVRPGGHIANIGVHGKSVDLQIQNLWIRNITLTMGLVNANTTPMLLKTVSSGKIEPKKLITHHFKLDEMLHAYEVFGNASKEKAMKVILTNS; encoded by the coding sequence ATGAAAGGTCTTGTTTATGGCGGACTCGAGAAAATAGAATGGAAAGAAATACCAAAACCTGTTATTGAAAAACCAACAGATGCCTTGGTGAAAATTTTAAAGACAACTATTTGCGGAACTGACTTAGGTATTCTGCATGGTAAAACTCCAACCTGTAAACCTGGTACCACATTAGGACATGAAGGCGTTGGTGTAATTGAAGAAGTGGGCTCATCGGTAAACAGCTTTAAAAAAGGAGATCATGTAATTATATCCTGTATAACATCTGATGGTACTTGTGAATATTGCAAGAAACAGATGTATGGTCATTGTGAAGATGGCGGCTGGATATTGGGTCATCTTATAAATGGTACACAAGCAGAATATGTACGTATTCCTCATGCTGATAATAGTCTTTATCCGATTCCAAAAGAAGCTGATGAAGAAGCAATGGTTATGCTAAGTGATATTTTGCCTACTGGTCATGAGATTGGCGTATTGAATGGATGTGTAAAACCAGGCGATACAATTGCAATTGTGGGAGCAGGACCAATTGGTATGTCAGTTTTACTTACTTCACAATTTTATTCTCCGGCTAAAATTTATGTTATTGATATAGATGAAAATCGTTTGGAATTGGCTAAAAAATTCGGTGCAACAGATAGTATCAATTCAGGAAAAGAAGATGCTGTTAAAAAGATATTAGCAGAAACGAAAGACGGTGTTGATGTAGCTATTGAAGCTGTAGGCGCGCCTGCCACTTTCGACATCTGTCAATCTATTGTTCGTCCAGGTGGACACATCGCTAACATAGGTGTGCATGGTAAGAGTGTGGATTTGCAAATTCAAAACTTGTGGATTCGTAACATCACCTTAACCATGGGATTGGTAAATGCAAACACAACTCCTATGTTATTAAAAACCGTTTCTTCAGGAAAAATAGAGCCGAAGAAATTAATAACACATCATTTCAAATTAGATGAAATGCTTCATGCTTATGAAGTATTTGGAAATGCATCAAAAGAAAAAGCAATGAAGGTCATCTTGACAAATTCATAA
- a CDS encoding catalase, producing the protein MKNKKLTTASGRPYTEDENTMSVGVRGPLLLQDYILHEKMAHFNRERIPERVVHAKGTGVFGTFTVTNDISKYTKAKLFNTIGKQTKVFARFSMVGGEKGSADSERDPRGFAVKFYTEDGNWDLVGNNTPVFFIKDPKKFSDFIHTQKRDPRTNCKNPTMMWDYFSLNPESLHQVLILMSDRGTPYGHRHMNGYGSHTFSMINENNEKIWVKFHFKTVQGIKNFTNDEAAEMKSKDLDFAQRDMVEAIDRKNFPKWKLQIQVMTNEQANNLSFNPFDITKVWPHATYPLIEVGSMELNQIPKNYFAEVEQSAFAPAHIVDGISYSPDKLLQGRLLTYPDAHRYRLGVNYEQIPVNKCPYMIANYERDGAMTMGNNGEDAPNYSPNRFDTIYADKKYKEFAMTLDNTIADWYDRNGKGEDDHYTQAGCLFNNAMNDYDRHNLVSNIVDSMSRIDGEKKELIINRQLCYFFRLDTKLGMAISKGLGIDINKIMKELKCVNDVTTSF; encoded by the coding sequence ATGAAAAACAAAAAATTAACTACTGCATCGGGCAGACCTTATACCGAAGATGAAAACACAATGAGTGTAGGAGTTCGAGGTCCATTGCTTTTACAAGATTATATTCTTCATGAAAAAATGGCTCACTTCAACCGTGAGCGAATTCCCGAAAGGGTTGTTCACGCTAAGGGAACGGGGGTATTTGGCACATTTACGGTTACAAATGATATTTCAAAATATACAAAAGCGAAACTATTTAATACAATAGGAAAACAAACAAAAGTGTTCGCTCGTTTTTCGATGGTGGGTGGTGAAAAAGGCAGCGCTGATAGCGAAAGAGATCCAAGAGGTTTTGCTGTAAAGTTTTATACAGAAGATGGTAATTGGGATTTAGTGGGAAACAATACTCCTGTTTTTTTTATAAAAGATCCCAAAAAATTTAGCGATTTTATTCATACTCAAAAGAGAGATCCGCGAACGAATTGCAAAAATCCAACTATGATGTGGGATTATTTTAGCTTAAATCCAGAAAGTTTACATCAGGTTTTGATTTTGATGAGTGATAGAGGAACGCCTTATGGACATAGACACATGAATGGATATGGCTCACATACATTCTCAATGATAAATGAAAACAATGAAAAAATATGGGTGAAGTTTCATTTTAAAACAGTGCAAGGAATAAAAAACTTCACCAATGATGAAGCGGCTGAAATGAAAAGTAAAGATCTTGATTTTGCACAACGCGATATGGTGGAAGCCATTGACAGAAAGAATTTTCCAAAATGGAAATTACAAATACAAGTGATGACAAACGAGCAAGCGAATAACCTTTCTTTCAATCCATTTGACATTACAAAAGTTTGGCCTCATGCAACATATCCATTGATTGAGGTAGGATCAATGGAATTAAATCAAATTCCAAAAAATTATTTTGCCGAAGTAGAGCAATCGGCATTTGCACCTGCACATATTGTAGATGGCATTAGTTACTCTCCCGATAAATTATTACAAGGGCGCTTACTTACTTATCCCGATGCACATCGTTATCGTTTGGGAGTAAATTACGAACAGATTCCAGTAAATAAATGTCCTTATATGATTGCTAATTACGAACGCGATGGTGCAATGACAATGGGCAACAATGGAGAAGATGCCCCAAATTATTCGCCAAATCGTTTTGATACTATCTATGCTGATAAAAAATACAAAGAATTCGCAATGACTTTAGATAATACTATTGCTGATTGGTATGACAGAAACGGGAAAGGTGAAGATGATCATTACACACAAGCTGGATGCTTATTCAATAATGCTATGAATGATTACGACAGACATAATTTAGTTTCAAACATTGTTGATTCCATGAGTCGAATTGACGGAGAAAAAAAGGAATTAATAATCAACCGGCAATTGTGTTATTTTTTTCGCTTGGATACAAAGCTTGGAATGGCAATTTCCAAAGGCTTAGGTATTGATATAAATAAGATAATGAAAGAATTGAAATGTGTGAATGATGTAACAACATCTTTTTAA